One Cucumis sativus cultivar 9930 chromosome 1, Cucumber_9930_V3, whole genome shotgun sequence DNA segment encodes these proteins:
- the LOC101211361 gene encoding reticulon-like protein B21 isoform X2: protein MDVGRRKVGVSSNSVVSGSVWESRMKMDEVKGGIKVFNGEDGSSNKEGKVVTRSMSKRISLEGSEKSPIQIGKGKRNCDETKSPIQLRKMRSEEIERSPNQLRKSKSEMVERNEKTPVQLRKVKSESVKTIVDDNAKAIVVVGGKNGGNSEHLQCPESESNEELSEIEKGIHGSVKEIEKPQVENETYCKEFGVCLISTMAGPIKPTQEVSINDNENEANEEEETEEEEEDGDDNEIEKESFDIKEINLPEPKKIVNEVKKFHQIYEKPVPHSSKPTYTSKEYHNFQEKSNKLQSLVDLIMWKEVSRSAFVFGIGSFVIISSSYTNDINISFISVVSYVGLFYLAATFLYRSIIYRGAIDMENVRNVVGEEEAIWVLKLLLPYLNEFLLKVRALFCGDPATTMKLAVLLFASARCGSSITVWKVAKWGFFGVFTLPKICSSYSSHLAAYAKFWIRRFRDAWESCSHKKGVALAIFVLVWNLSSVVARVWAAFMLFVAFRYYQQSIQTEEWDGDGDGDEDEVEEGDETCQASIAKEKYVSGSLFGGIGSVKQKKKF, encoded by the exons ATGGATGTTGGTAGAAGAAAAGTAGGAGTTAGTAGCAATAGTGTGGTTTCAGGGTCTGTTTGGGAGAGTAGAATGAAGATGGATGAAGTGAAAGGTGGGATTAAGGTGTTCAATGGAGAAGATGGGAGTAGtaataaagaaggaaaagttgTAACAAGATCAATGTCTAAGAGAATTAGTTTAGAAGGATCTGAAAAATCCCCAATCCAGATTGGTAAAGGGAAGAGAAATTGCGATGAGACAAAGAGTCCAATTCAGCTTCGGAAGATGAGATCTGAGGAAATTGAGAGAAGTCCAAATCAGCTTAGGAAGTCGAAATCCGAAATGGttgagagaaatgaaaaaacccCAGTTCAACTCAGGAAGGTGAAATCGGAGTCTGTGAAGACGATCGTTGATGATAATGCTAAGGCCATTGTTGTTGTCGGTGGAAAAAATGGGGGAAATTCAGAGCATCTTCAATGTCCAGAATCGGAATCCAACGAGGAATTGAGTGAAATCGAGAAGGGAATCCATGGATCTGTTAAGGAAATTGAGAAACCTCAGGTTGAGAATGAGACATATTGTAAGGAATTTGGAGTTTGCCTTATTTCAACCATGGCGGGTCCAATCAAACCCACTCAAGAAGTATCGATCAATGACAATGAAAATGAAGCCaatgaagaggaagaaacagaggaagaagaagaagacggcGACGACAATGAAATCGAGAAAGAAAGCTTCGATATCAAGGAGATCAATTTACCAGAACccaaaaaaattgtgaatgaAGTGAAGAAATTCCACCAAATCTACGAAAAACCAGTTCCACATTCCTCAAAACCCACTTACA CATCAAAAGAGTATCACAACTTCCAAGAAAAAAGCAACAAATTGCAAAGCTTAG TGGATTTAATAATGTGGAAGGAAGTATCGAGATCTGCCTTCGTTTTTGGGATTGGATCTTTTGTTATAATATCATCTTCATACACTAACGACATCAACATCAG CTTTATTTCTGTGGTGTCATATGTGGGACTGTTCTACCTCGCTGCCACGTTCTTGTATAGATCCATTATTTacag AGGAGCCATTGATATGGAGAATGTAAGGAATGTGGTtggtgaagaagaagcaatATGGGTACTCAAATTGTTACTTCCTTACTTGAATGAGTTCTTACTAAAGGTTAGAGCTCTGTTTTGTGGAGATCCTGCCACTACAATGAAG CTGGCTGTACTGCTATTTGCCTCGGCTAGATGTGGCTCCTCCATAACCGTTTGGAAAGTGGCCAAATGGG GATTCTTTGGAGTATTTACTTTACCCAAAATCTGCTCTTCGTATTCCTCACACCTGGCTGCTTACG CTAAATTTTGGATTCGACGGTTTCGTGATGCATGGGAATCATGTTCTCATAAAAAGGGTGTTGCTCTTGCAATCTTCGTTCTTGTTTGGAACTTGTCCTCTGTTGTCGCTCGCGTTTGGGCTG CATTTATGCTTTTTGTGGCGTTTAGATATTACCAGCAAAGTATACAGACAGAGGAGTGGGATGGGGATGGGGATGGGGATGAGGATGAGGTTGAAGAAGGTGATGAAACGTGTCAAGCTTCTATTGCAAAGGAAAAATATGTGAGTGGATCCCTCTTTGGAGGCATTGGCAGTGTcaagcaaaagaagaaattttga
- the LOC101211361 gene encoding reticulon-like protein B21 isoform X1 — translation MDVGRRKVGVSSNSVVSGSVWESRMKMDEVKGGIKVFNGEDGSSNKEGKVVTRSMSKRISLEGSEKSPIQIGKGKRNCDETKSPIQLRKMRSEEIERSPNQLRKSKSEMVERNEKTPVQLRKVKSESVKTIVDDNAKAIVVVGGKNGGNSEHLQCPESESNEELSEIEKGIHGSVKEIEKPQVENETYCKEFGVCLISTMAGPIKPTQEVSINDNENEANEEEETEEEEEDGDDNEIEKESFDIKEINLPEPKKIVNEVKKFHQIYEKPVPHSSKPTYTSKEYHNFQEKSNKLQSLVDLIMWKEVSRSAFVFGIGSFVIISSSYTNDINIRMFLCSFISVVSYVGLFYLAATFLYRSIIYRGAIDMENVRNVVGEEEAIWVLKLLLPYLNEFLLKVRALFCGDPATTMKLAVLLFASARCGSSITVWKVAKWGFFGVFTLPKICSSYSSHLAAYAKFWIRRFRDAWESCSHKKGVALAIFVLVWNLSSVVARVWAAFMLFVAFRYYQQSIQTEEWDGDGDGDEDEVEEGDETCQASIAKEKYVSGSLFGGIGSVKQKKKF, via the exons ATGGATGTTGGTAGAAGAAAAGTAGGAGTTAGTAGCAATAGTGTGGTTTCAGGGTCTGTTTGGGAGAGTAGAATGAAGATGGATGAAGTGAAAGGTGGGATTAAGGTGTTCAATGGAGAAGATGGGAGTAGtaataaagaaggaaaagttgTAACAAGATCAATGTCTAAGAGAATTAGTTTAGAAGGATCTGAAAAATCCCCAATCCAGATTGGTAAAGGGAAGAGAAATTGCGATGAGACAAAGAGTCCAATTCAGCTTCGGAAGATGAGATCTGAGGAAATTGAGAGAAGTCCAAATCAGCTTAGGAAGTCGAAATCCGAAATGGttgagagaaatgaaaaaacccCAGTTCAACTCAGGAAGGTGAAATCGGAGTCTGTGAAGACGATCGTTGATGATAATGCTAAGGCCATTGTTGTTGTCGGTGGAAAAAATGGGGGAAATTCAGAGCATCTTCAATGTCCAGAATCGGAATCCAACGAGGAATTGAGTGAAATCGAGAAGGGAATCCATGGATCTGTTAAGGAAATTGAGAAACCTCAGGTTGAGAATGAGACATATTGTAAGGAATTTGGAGTTTGCCTTATTTCAACCATGGCGGGTCCAATCAAACCCACTCAAGAAGTATCGATCAATGACAATGAAAATGAAGCCaatgaagaggaagaaacagaggaagaagaagaagacggcGACGACAATGAAATCGAGAAAGAAAGCTTCGATATCAAGGAGATCAATTTACCAGAACccaaaaaaattgtgaatgaAGTGAAGAAATTCCACCAAATCTACGAAAAACCAGTTCCACATTCCTCAAAACCCACTTACA CATCAAAAGAGTATCACAACTTCCAAGAAAAAAGCAACAAATTGCAAAGCTTAG TGGATTTAATAATGTGGAAGGAAGTATCGAGATCTGCCTTCGTTTTTGGGATTGGATCTTTTGTTATAATATCATCTTCATACACTAACGACATCAACATCAG AATGTTTTTGTGCAGCTTTATTTCTGTGGTGTCATATGTGGGACTGTTCTACCTCGCTGCCACGTTCTTGTATAGATCCATTATTTacag AGGAGCCATTGATATGGAGAATGTAAGGAATGTGGTtggtgaagaagaagcaatATGGGTACTCAAATTGTTACTTCCTTACTTGAATGAGTTCTTACTAAAGGTTAGAGCTCTGTTTTGTGGAGATCCTGCCACTACAATGAAG CTGGCTGTACTGCTATTTGCCTCGGCTAGATGTGGCTCCTCCATAACCGTTTGGAAAGTGGCCAAATGGG GATTCTTTGGAGTATTTACTTTACCCAAAATCTGCTCTTCGTATTCCTCACACCTGGCTGCTTACG CTAAATTTTGGATTCGACGGTTTCGTGATGCATGGGAATCATGTTCTCATAAAAAGGGTGTTGCTCTTGCAATCTTCGTTCTTGTTTGGAACTTGTCCTCTGTTGTCGCTCGCGTTTGGGCTG CATTTATGCTTTTTGTGGCGTTTAGATATTACCAGCAAAGTATACAGACAGAGGAGTGGGATGGGGATGGGGATGGGGATGAGGATGAGGTTGAAGAAGGTGATGAAACGTGTCAAGCTTCTATTGCAAAGGAAAAATATGTGAGTGGATCCCTCTTTGGAGGCATTGGCAGTGTcaagcaaaagaagaaattttga